The following are encoded together in the bacterium genome:
- a CDS encoding ion transporter, translating to MQPWRERVREIIFEAGTPAGKAFDVGLLAAILLSVLVVILDSVSSVHRQWGWLLRGVEWTFTLLFTVEYVLRLLSVAHPWRYARSFFGIVDLLAIIPTYLSVVVPGTHSLLVIRTLRLLRVFRIFKLGRYVGEAETLARALRASRPKILVFLWAVVAIIVVAGSTMYLVEGEASGFTSIPVAMYWAAVTLTTVGYGDIAPQTTLGRILATGLMITGYGIIAIPTGIVSVELADARRRPVDTHACRGCGAQGHDPDARYCNQCGEML from the coding sequence ATGCAACCGTGGCGGGAGCGCGTGCGCGAGATCATCTTCGAAGCCGGAACGCCGGCGGGGAAGGCGTTCGACGTCGGCCTGCTCGCCGCCATCCTGCTGAGCGTGCTGGTCGTGATCCTGGACAGCGTGAGCAGCGTGCACCGGCAATGGGGCTGGCTCCTGCGCGGGGTCGAGTGGACGTTCACGCTCCTGTTCACGGTCGAGTACGTGCTGCGGCTCCTCTCCGTCGCACACCCGTGGCGTTACGCGCGCAGCTTCTTCGGCATCGTCGACCTGCTCGCGATCATCCCGACCTACCTGAGCGTGGTCGTGCCCGGCACGCACTCGCTGCTCGTGATCCGCACGCTGCGGCTGCTGCGGGTGTTCCGCATCTTCAAGCTCGGACGCTACGTCGGCGAGGCGGAGACGCTCGCCCGCGCGCTGCGCGCGAGCCGGCCGAAGATCCTGGTCTTCCTGTGGGCGGTGGTGGCGATCATCGTCGTCGCCGGCTCGACGATGTACCTCGTCGAAGGCGAGGCGAGCGGCTTCACGAGCATCCCCGTCGCCATGTACTGGGCGGCCGTGACCCTGACGACCGTCGGCTACGGCGACATCGCGCCGCAGACCACGCTCGGGCGCATTCTCGCCACCGGGCTCATGATCACCGGCTACGGCATCATCGCGATCCCGACCGGGATCGTCTCGGTCGAGCTCGCCGACGCCCGCCGGCGCCCCGTCGACACGCACGCGTGCCGCGGCTGCGGCGCCCAGGGGCACGACCCCGACGCGCGCTACTGCAACCAGTGCGGCGAGATGCTCTGA
- a CDS encoding radical SAM protein, whose amino-acid sequence MVGPAPFPGRINVELTNHCNQRCVLCPRQAFTRPLGFMDPAVFERVARECAEHGTRLWLHFLGEPLLHRRLVDLVRLAKDAGVAEVGLSTNGVSLHGRLADGLVDAGLDRLECSMDAGDAEAYRAMRGRDHFDRVVANVRGFLARKRALGRERPVTSIQFMRTPAVEAALPELIAAWRPLLGPRDFVMTIAPASFAGAIDVAPAPLSAARGPCRWLFSSLMVLQDGTVTMCGADWDARAPLGNVRDTRLADLWHGAELERRRRAHREGRFDDVAVCRGCDDWRLADGHGYRNVLAS is encoded by the coding sequence ATGGTCGGGCCCGCGCCGTTCCCCGGTCGCATCAACGTCGAGCTGACCAACCACTGCAACCAGCGCTGCGTCCTCTGCCCCCGCCAGGCGTTCACCCGGCCTCTCGGCTTCATGGACCCCGCCGTCTTCGAGCGTGTGGCGCGCGAGTGCGCCGAGCACGGGACGCGGCTGTGGCTGCACTTCCTCGGCGAGCCGCTCCTGCACCGCCGGCTCGTCGACCTCGTGCGGCTCGCGAAGGACGCCGGCGTCGCCGAGGTGGGGCTCTCGACCAACGGCGTCTCGCTGCACGGGCGCCTCGCCGACGGGCTCGTCGACGCCGGCCTCGACCGCCTCGAGTGCTCGATGGACGCGGGCGACGCCGAGGCCTACCGCGCGATGCGCGGCCGCGACCACTTCGACCGCGTGGTCGCGAACGTGCGGGGTTTCCTCGCCCGCAAGCGCGCGCTCGGCCGCGAGCGGCCCGTCACCTCGATCCAGTTCATGCGCACGCCGGCGGTCGAGGCGGCGCTGCCCGAGCTGATCGCCGCCTGGCGGCCGCTGCTCGGGCCGCGCGACTTCGTGATGACGATCGCGCCCGCGTCGTTCGCCGGCGCGATCGACGTCGCGCCGGCGCCGCTCTCCGCGGCGCGCGGACCGTGCCGCTGGCTGTTCTCGTCGCTCATGGTGCTCCAGGACGGCACCGTGACCATGTGCGGCGCCGACTGGGACGCGCGCGCCCCGCTCGGCAACGTCCGCGACACGCGGCTCGCCGACCTCTGGCACGGCGCCGAGTTGGAGCGCCGCCGGCGCGCGCATCGCGAGGGGCGCTTCGACGACGTCGCCGTCTGCCGGGGCTGCGACGACTGGCGGCTCGCCGACGGCCACGGCTACCGCAACGTGCTCGCCTCATGA